In Osmerus mordax isolate fOsmMor3 chromosome 24, fOsmMor3.pri, whole genome shotgun sequence, the following are encoded in one genomic region:
- the tent2 gene encoding poly(A) RNA polymerase GLD2 — MNLEVPSVHRALTPKRRNTTGSRSPPLQEHKLQESIRKHCHNLHSKTRPSDLTRKRRRAERRAQHLKLPDPQQSLIKAQKKVARRKQVKAQRRAIAKRKAKKRTKAQQAEAELQEVQLFQNIIKSDVFDMNRGFPSVPQNNSLRHENGGLRQRHAQLAQLCLQHNNTNPFNPPPVIPPYVWSPRPPYIPPGPPTADKANGRSRKRTNDDQGSFDLKRQRLSPPPQPSPGALSLSSPQSSSSLWGASPTLHPFSTDKLSGQILEVFEACGQKSSDLERKELCRTQLQKEIQRLFPLARLFLAGSSLNGFGSSSSDADLCMVLPRVSGEWNEAVRVLGQINKLFRQLSYLRNIQLIKAKVPILKARDTVSGVEFDLNINNTVGIRNTFLLRSYAYAEPRVRPIIMVVKKWAQHYGINDASKGTLSSYTLVLMVLHYLQTLKNPVVPSLQQQFPECFSVTMDIHMVPDGPRHIPAFSSTNTLSLGELLLGFLKYYTCSFRWDQKVISIREAKAIPRTSSSEWKNKFICVEEPFEQKNTARAVYEKSKFDAIKTRFTESWRALQQSKDLNSILPVRLVTMGR, encoded by the exons atgAACCTCGAGGTCCCATCTGTGCACCGGGCCCTTACTCCTAAGCGAAGGAACACAACAGGCAGCCGGTCCCCGCCTCTCCAGGAGCACAAACTACAGGAATCTAT CAGGAAACATTGCCACAATCTGCACTCCAAGACCAGACCTTCAGATTTGACCCGTAAACGGAGGAGAGCTGAGAGGAGGGCACAACATTTAAAACTGCCTGACCCACAACAGAGTCTCATCAAAGCGCAAAAAAAAGTTGCTCGCCGGAAACAGGTTAAAGCACAAAGGCGGGCGATAGCTAAGAGGAAAGCTAAGAAAAGGACTAAAGCACAACAAGCTGAAGCGGAGTTACAGGAAGTTCAACTCTTTCAAAACATCATAAA aTCAGACGTGTTTGATATGAACCGTGGCTTCCCATCGGTGCCCCAGAACAACTCCCTGAGGCATGAGAACGGAGGACTGAGGCAAAGACATGCCCAGCTAGCCCAACTCTGtctgcaacacaacaacaccaa ccccttcaacccccccccagtGATACCTCCATATGTGTGGAGCCCCCGCCCACCCTACATCCCCCCTGGTCCCCCTACAGCAGACAAGGCCAACGGACGCAGCCgcaa GCGAACCAATGATGACCAGGGCTCCTTTGACCTGAAGAGGCAACGCCTGAGTCCCCCTCCCCAGCCGTCTCCAGGGGCCTtgtccctctccagcccccagaGCTCGTCCTCCCTGTGGGGGGCCAGTCCAACTCTTCATCCCTTCTCCACCGACAAG TTGAGCGGTCAGATATTGGAGGTCTTTGAGGCGTGCGGTCAGAAGTCCTCCGacctggagaggaaggagcTTTGCAGAACGCAGCTACAGAAGGAGATACAGAGACTGTTCCCat tgGCTCGTCTCTTCCTGGCAGGGTCCTCTCTGAATGGGTTCGGCAGCTCCAGTAGTGATGCCGACCTCTGCATGGTCCTGCCCCGTGTCTCA ggcGAGTGGAACGAAGCTGTCCGTGTTCTTGGTCAGATCAACAAGTTGTTCAGAcagctgt CGTACCTGAGGAACATTCAGCTGATCAAAGCCAAAGTTCCCATCCTGAAAGCCAGAGACACCGTGAG cggGGTAGAGTTTGATCTGAATATCAACAACACAGTGGGGATCAGGAATACCTTTCTGCTCAGGAGTTATGCCTATG CGGAGCCCAGGGTGAGGCCCATCATCATGGTGGTGAAGAAGTGGGCTCAGCACTACGGGATCAACGACGCCAGCAAGGGAACTCTCAGCAGCTATACACTGGTGCTGATGGTGTTGCACTACCTGCaga ctCTGAAGAACCCAGTGGTCCCTTCCCTCCAGCAGCAGTTCCCT GAGTGCTTCAGCGTAACCATGGACATCCACATGGTTCCAGATGGGCCCAGACACATCCCAGCCTTCAGCTCCACCAACACGCTGTCACTGGGAGAGCTGCTGCTCGGCTTCCTCAAGTACTACACCTGCAGCTTCAG gTGGGACCAGAAGGTGATCTCAATTAGGGAGGCTAAGGCTATACCAAGAACCAGCAGCTCTGAGTGGAAGAACAAATTTATTTGTGTAGAAG AGCCGTTCGAACAGAAAAACACAGCCAGGGCTGTCTACGAGAAATCCAAGTTTGACGCCATTAAAACTCGTTTTACTGAG TCGTGGCGGGCCCTGCAGCAGAGTAAGGACCTCAACTCTATACTGCCTGTCAGACTGGTGACCATGGGGAGGTAG